GAGACGCCGGTGGCGAAAGGCATGTTCCCGCAACCGCCACAGCTTTTCGCCGGACACGGCGTGACCGACGATCCGCCGGGCGAGACGTACTGGAAGATCGCGAACGGCATCCGGCTGACTGGCATGCCGGCATATAGCCAAAGCCTATCCGACCAGCAGATGTGGCAGATCGCGCTCCTGCTGGCCACCGAGCGCGACAAGTTGCCGGAGGCGGTGAAGCAGGAGCTGGCCAAGCCGCCTGCCGCCGAGGGCGTGACGCAACCGGCGAACCCGGCGAGCGCTAATCCAGCAGACCTGGCGAATCCGGCGCCCCCGTCGGTCAAGAAATAGCTGGTCAAGAAATAGCTGGTCAGGAAATAGCCGATCAAGAATAGCCGGAGTCCCCAAGTGGTCGCCGGCCAGTTCGCGCGTCGCGCGCCATGCGCCCACGCGGGCAGCCACCTCGCGCCAGCGGCGTCTCGCGATGCGGAACAGCGAAGGATTGGGCTCGCCGACGGATTGCAGCATCCGGCTCGTCC
This DNA window, taken from Acidobacteriota bacterium, encodes the following:
- a CDS encoding cytochrome c is translated as MGRFLAGLILGLLVIPVGVCVYFITGMVPVATSAEAMPFEKTLARMGLRAHVAREAPKSAPFQADDAAYAAAAQLYRADCAVCHGLPNRPETPVAKGMFPQPPQLFAGHGVTDDPPGETYWKIANGIRLTGMPAYSQSLSDQQMWQIALLLATERDKLPEAVKQELAKPPAAEGVTQPANPASANPADLANPAPPSVKK